A stretch of the Bacteroidota bacterium genome encodes the following:
- a CDS encoding CpsD/CapB family tyrosine-protein kinase, whose product MLITSHNSAEGKTFNAVNLGAILAKTKKRVLLLDMDFHKPNLANVLGLRNKETGMNEIFEEKLSIPETIINTKIENLFAIISKTTISEASEKILNETTRKIIEYGKDNFDYVIIDTPPVGIISDAMTLMQFTDLNIYILNAIAPYQNSLTQVDEIIEKNRFKIHLILNKVRIRRLQYYSKQYENYRYAKAS is encoded by the coding sequence ATTCTTATAACCTCCCATAATTCGGCAGAGGGAAAAACTTTTAATGCGGTTAACCTGGGGGCAATACTGGCAAAAACAAAAAAAAGAGTTTTGCTATTGGACATGGACTTCCATAAACCCAACCTTGCCAATGTATTGGGATTAAGAAATAAAGAAACCGGCATGAACGAAATATTTGAAGAAAAACTAAGTATACCGGAAACAATTATTAATACTAAAATTGAGAATCTTTTTGCAATAATATCAAAAACAACCATAAGTGAAGCCTCAGAAAAAATACTGAATGAAACAACCCGGAAGATCATTGAATACGGGAAGGACAATTTTGATTACGTTATTATAGATACCCCGCCTGTAGGTATTATTTCTGATGCGATGACACTGATGCAGTTTACTGATTTAAATATTTACATTCTAAATGCCATAGCTCCATATCAAAATTCGCTGACTCAAGTGGATGAGATTATAGAAAAGAATCGCTTTAAAATTCACCTGATCCTGAACAAAGTCAGGATCAGAAGGCTGCAGTACTATTCCAAACAATATGAAAATTACAGGTACGCGAAAGCGTCCTGA
- the gldG gene encoding gliding motility-associated ABC transporter substrate-binding protein GldG, protein MIIIILLNYICSFVFYRIDLTSEKRFTLTSGSVQLAKDLDDVVFVKIYLDGDFPGAPGFKRLRDATKELLDEFRAYSGDNIEYEFVDPNAITDKKQRGQLYEQLDKKGLQATNLEVKGEKGVSQQIIFPGAIVTFKGRELPWQLLNTQTGVDPNEQLNNSVQTLEYEFSNTIRRLNKGIKPRIAFIDGQHEIDSLQVADVAMDLSEYYDIERITINNQLKSLDGLKAIIIARPDSAFDEKDKFIIDQYVMNGGNVFWLIDPVYVSYDSLRKSAATLGLENQLNLKDQLFKYGVRINANLIQDLQCSAIPVNKALVGQQPRFELMPWFFSPLIISSEQHPIVKNLDLIKFDFVSSIDTIRTENVRKTILLKSSRYTKLINSPVRINLAMVNIRPDENQFKKSFQPVAVLLEGKFESLFKNRIPPSIAKDSAIGFKETGKPAKMIIVSDGDVIRNLVDRNGQPMPLGYDVYTRKMYGNKNFILNCMNWLCDDSGLMSARARDIKLRMLNKKKIVAERVKWQVINTSLPIIFIVILGVVLYFIRKGKYASRG, encoded by the coding sequence ATGATAATAATTATTTTGCTGAATTATATATGTTCATTTGTTTTTTACCGCATTGACCTTACTTCTGAAAAACGATTTACACTCACATCCGGTTCGGTTCAGCTTGCCAAAGATCTTGATGATGTGGTGTTTGTTAAGATATACCTCGATGGAGATTTTCCGGGAGCACCCGGATTTAAAAGACTTCGGGATGCCACTAAAGAGCTGCTTGATGAGTTCAGGGCTTATTCAGGTGACAATATTGAGTATGAATTTGTAGACCCCAATGCTATAACCGACAAAAAACAGCGCGGACAGCTATATGAACAGTTGGATAAGAAAGGCCTGCAAGCCACCAACCTTGAGGTAAAAGGAGAAAAAGGTGTTAGTCAGCAGATCATTTTTCCTGGTGCAATTGTTACCTTTAAAGGTCGTGAACTGCCATGGCAACTCCTTAATACCCAAACAGGAGTCGATCCGAATGAGCAATTGAATAATTCGGTGCAAACACTGGAGTATGAGTTTTCCAACACGATACGCCGGCTTAACAAGGGTATAAAACCCCGCATAGCATTTATTGACGGACAACATGAGATTGATTCACTCCAGGTAGCCGATGTAGCGATGGACCTTAGTGAATACTACGATATTGAGCGTATCACAATAAACAATCAGTTGAAAAGTCTTGATGGCTTAAAAGCTATTATCATTGCCAGGCCGGATAGTGCATTTGATGAAAAGGATAAGTTTATTATTGATCAATACGTTATGAATGGAGGGAATGTTTTCTGGTTGATCGATCCTGTTTACGTGAGTTACGACAGTTTACGGAAAAGTGCTGCCACATTAGGTTTAGAGAATCAGCTTAATTTAAAAGATCAGCTTTTTAAATACGGAGTCCGTATCAATGCTAATCTTATCCAGGATCTGCAATGTTCCGCTATACCGGTTAACAAAGCACTTGTAGGCCAGCAGCCTCGTTTCGAGTTGATGCCGTGGTTCTTTAGTCCGCTGATCATTTCGAGCGAACAACACCCCATCGTAAAAAACCTCGATCTTATAAAGTTTGATTTTGTAAGTTCGATCGATACCATCAGGACAGAAAATGTGCGTAAAACTATTTTACTGAAAAGTTCACGTTACACCAAATTGATAAATTCACCGGTGCGCATTAATCTGGCTATGGTCAATATTCGTCCGGATGAAAATCAATTCAAAAAATCATTTCAGCCTGTGGCTGTGTTATTAGAGGGTAAATTCGAATCATTATTTAAGAACCGTATTCCTCCGAGTATCGCAAAGGATAGCGCTATTGGCTTTAAGGAAACAGGAAAGCCGGCGAAGATGATCATAGTTTCGGATGGAGATGTTATCAGGAATCTTGTTGACCGCAACGGGCAGCCAATGCCTTTAGGTTATGATGTTTATACCCGCAAAATGTATGGTAATAAAAATTTCATACTTAATTGCATGAACTGGCTGTGTGATGATTCGGGCTTGATGTCGGCACGCGCACGTGACATTAAATTACGGATGCTTAACAAAAAGAAGATCGTTGCCGAACGGGTAAAATGGCAGGTGATCAATACTTCGCTGCCGATAATATTTATTGTTATATTGGGTGTTGTACTGTATTTTATAAGGAAAGGAAAGTATGCATCTAGAGGGTAA
- the gldF gene encoding gliding motility-associated ABC transporter permease subunit GldF yields MLVLLKKEINLFLNSFVGYLAIVFFLLSTGLFLWVLPVDFNILDNGFANIDALFLIAPWVFLFLIPAITMRTFADEKKGGTIELLLTSPLTDLKIILAKYFAGVILVIISLLPTLTYYYCVSHLGNPPGNIDTGGMWGSYIGLLFLASAFVAIGVFASAITSDQVTAFITALFLCFCCYTGFEYISSLELFGKIDSVIISLGINDHYISMSRGVIDTRDVIYFASLITVFIISTRTVLESRKW; encoded by the coding sequence ATGCTTGTACTCTTAAAAAAGGAGATCAATTTATTTCTTAATTCATTTGTCGGCTATCTGGCTATTGTGTTTTTTTTGCTGAGCACAGGACTCTTTTTATGGGTGTTGCCTGTGGATTTTAATATTCTGGATAATGGTTTTGCCAACATCGATGCACTGTTTTTAATTGCTCCATGGGTATTTTTATTTCTGATACCGGCTATTACCATGCGTACATTTGCCGATGAAAAAAAAGGTGGCACCATTGAACTTTTATTGACAAGTCCGCTTACCGATCTGAAGATCATTCTGGCGAAATATTTCGCTGGTGTCATCCTCGTTATCATTTCTTTACTTCCTACACTCACTTATTATTATTGTGTTTCTCATCTGGGAAACCCTCCCGGGAATATTGATACCGGCGGCATGTGGGGTTCATATATTGGCCTGCTGTTTTTGGCTTCGGCCTTTGTGGCAATAGGTGTATTTGCTTCGGCTATAACCAGTGACCAGGTAACGGCGTTTATCACGGCTCTGTTTTTATGCTTTTGCTGTTATACCGGATTTGAGTACATAAGTTCACTTGAGTTATTTGGAAAAATTGACAGTGTGATTATTTCTCTCGGCATTAACGATCACTATATCTCTATGAGCCGCGGTGTTATTGATACGCGTGATGTTATTTATTTTGCAAGTCTGATCACTGTATTTATTATTTCAACACGTACTGTACTCGAAAGCCGGAAATGGTAA